In Vanessa cardui chromosome 9, ilVanCard2.1, whole genome shotgun sequence, the DNA window GTAGCGCTGATGAAGATGTTTTGATGTTTAtagaatacaatacaatactagaaataaaattacgatGGAAAATTTCATTGGAAATTCGTTTCGTTGAATTAAACTGCGTTCGGAAACTGTTATACCgagaattttacataaaatattatattaattttgaataaaatatataattttgtataagttACTGTTTATTAATTACGTGAATCGAGAAATTCAATATTCCAGTAATGTTcgtgaaatatataatactagcggattcccggcttcgcacgggtggagtTGGAGTTTGGAGTGgagataatttttttgttttttactttttattgctttttttacaACATGTTTAACATTTATCATTATCTTTCAAATTGTCTTTTAGTAaaaaccgtatgaaaatccgttccgtagttttggagtttatcgcaaacatacagacGAACAGACGTGCccggggactttgttttataacattcgTATACCGTTTCCAATTGcgcttgtaataattaataataatcacacttttttgtataacaagttgatttttatttaatagcagATTTACGCACTAATGCATTATAGTATAGTCAAATAtggattttgttataaaagtcgGAGTTCTTGTCTCACtagtatcttagttccaaagCTGCAGAGAGCAGATGTACGTACAAAGAGGTGTAATGTAATCACATAGGGCCTGGAACGCGTGGACTGAATCAAGTAACAATATTATGACAGACACAACGTTTCTGACAAGGGTAAATAGATAGACACGGTTATGTATGTGACACAAGTGTCCctgtaaatacatttaaataattcacattcttttaattatactttcatTTGATATACCGTTATATAATTTACCGTTCAATTTTACACTTCAGATTTTTCTTATGCTTTGTTTGTCTAAACTATCTTTAATCTCCAGGTAGCAATCAAAATGTGCACGGGGTGTatttttgcataaaaatataattagcaaTTACACTCCATAAAATCAGATATTAGTTGCATTCTCGTTACTTGAATTCGTGGGTATTGAATCTGATCACCTCGCACTTTTTCACACAcatttgtcatgattttttaaatatacttatatcattttaattgaaataataatatttagtacggctttttatttttaaataagtctttttaattgaaataacataaattagtatgattattgattcagTTATCGATACCGTATTGTGGCACTACTGTCACTTCCTCTTGTGGCGTGGTGTAGCGAGCtagtactgcctggcacgagaaaaacaaaaggcggttaaTTTTGAACGCGGTGGTAGAAGAAAACGAGGTTCTGAGATGGGcggtaaaagtatatatttaatatacaattagcgaatagttaatatatttatcgattGGTAACTTAAAGTTAAGTTAATGctatgtgagtagttttattacacattaGTGTGCACACATagctttttttcctttttttgtggtatacgttggcggacgagcatatgggccacctaatgctAAGTGGTCGCCATTTCCCATAGACAACGAAtaacgctttaagaaatattaactattgcttacatcgtcaatgtgccaccaactttgggaactaagatgttatatcccttgtgcctgtagttacactggctcactcacccttcaaaccggaacacaacaatactgttatttggcggtagaataactcatgagtgggtggtacctacccagacgggcttgcgcaaagccccaccaccaagtAATTGCGCTTGATATAGTATCTCATTGTGAGATTTGAGGTGTACAGGACATCTGTGTTGGCGCTCACAATTATGATATGTCCTACGTATGGCTGCCTTTATTTGAGATTAGCCGCCGTAGCCGGAATCAGTCTGGACAATGTCATCTACTGCATCTTTTGCTAGACCACCTCCGCCTAATTGAAAATAGTAATAGTGTGTTAACCGCCTAGTTGAAAACAGgagtatataaaaatgtaccaAAAAAGATTATGTTTGAGTTTATTAGGTTACTATACAATAGTAAAAGTATTAAGCGCATCCTATAccctttttagtaaaaaaataggaCCTACCTAAGTGTATGATTACTTTTTGCTTTTACTAGTAGGTAACTCAGATCACCGTAAACATCGCTCCTAATAACAAACTCTGTCACTCTTCTCTCGGAAAGCGGCTTATTTATGtgcaattaaaatatgaaatacacgACTTTGTACcgcataaataaaagaataacatATCgtaatacaaatgtattttgactcttattattattacatacatttgaaagttataatgtaatttaaaatgtatacttaaatatgtattttaacatattaatggACTTAGTTGAATgcttttaaatactatttatatagttccatcacattattatatacatgtatatttatttttcgttataCAATTCTGTTACCTAGAAATCTTATTGAAGGacttattaaaaactttaaaaggtCCCGAATTGaggtctaaaataaataaatgatcaaaattattataatatgtatgttaaaacATGAAGCAATAACTTTACATgccttttaaagaaaattacgCGCACAGCGAAGTATGGTAATTTGgacatttaatgtttatacGAAGAAGGAGTGTTCActtgattttattgaaataaaaagcaAAAGTAAGAAAGAAGACCTTATATGTGTATCTTAAAAAATCAGCAAAAAAAGGTCTATTTTGAAAAAgaacactttttaaatttctttgaacTTGTAAATAAGCCTTGTTACATTACAAGGCTGTCTCGAAAAAGAAATAACGTCTGTGTCTTCTTATGTATAAATCTTCTTTAGTTATGATTAGATTCATTTACAAGATTAGGGTGTTaatttccattttatttatattaattatattactttattcaagttaagTTAGtttaaagtatgtatatatatggatATACTTATAACTTGCTTTACTtttagtcatttatttttttataaattaattcttattattacaaaaaagaatTTAAGAAGAACAAGACTCaccataaaatcattattaataatctgtttaagaaaataaatatcctTTAAAGGTAGTTAAAATCTTAGAAAAGGATGTAGCACAactttcaaagttatttttaagtgatttaaaagtaaaatgaaaagcTTTTAGTTGACGCCAACTAGTTATTATAAGACAATTGTAAATAATGCTAAAAGACTTTGAGTTTTTGCAAGTTTCGATAAAAACGAACAAAACAAAAGGGGTATTAACATGGTTGTAAAAGGCCACTTCTGACTTTAATGGATAGAAAACATTTTATCTTGTTACATACTTTTGGCTAAGTGCTGaattcggtttatttaataagaattttaagCGTTTGTAAAATTATTCCGAAGTTGAATTTCTAAGGGTCTGTTCATAattgacttaaaatatataatgtatctatTAAAGCGTTTGTCGTCAAGGTCATGGAATTTATCTTTTGTCttcataaatatgtacaaaaataatctcacgttacctttatttttatatcataaagcTGGAATATTTGCATGTACGAGCTAACATCAagatatatcttattttaataattctcttTGCGTGAGATAGTCTGTTTAATGTGGAGAATATAAGCTTTATATCACAACCTCACTTCTTGTAACAatgagtttaatatttaaatgtgttttataaatatgagttgAAAAGGAAtttcaaataagttttatattccagtaattcaaaattaatttagaatgactttattaattacaatttaaaatattttacttgaaaaatCTTCGCAACCCTTACTGctttgaaataaactttaatccTTCGTGGAGCAAAGTTTAAGGGTTAAATCTTTGAAAATGTTTGAGAATAGTAATTCGCAGAAATTTTGAGTCTTATATTTAGTTTGAAttgtttaaaatgataataaaatattgtttctaGAGGCTCAAAGTTTGTGCACCAAATTATAgctatatacgtatatatgtattataaaacagaTAACCTCGCTGTGTCTGTCTGCCTATCTGACTGACCACATTAAACTCAGTAACCATTGAACGGATTTTATATGGTTTTAACCATTGATGATTGTTACAGATGAATTCATGCCCACTAGGTATTTGCGTGCGATATACACCGTCagttcttttatataaaatcttattactGATGCAAACTCTGGCGGTGTGGCTAGTTGTGTATTAAAGCTTCAgatttactttaaattgaattatgtaTCAAATTTGAAGCCTTCAATTATCATCTAATTGCTATCCACTTTCGCTGCCGAAGGGTCTTTATTCTAAGAATGAATCATGGACGGATCAACAAGATTCTCGTATTTTTAACCGACCTCTATAACAGAAAGAGATTGTTGGTATATTCAATGATTGTATTTGACGACTTACGATTTtcctatgaaatatattttattcctaaTTCCCACGAATTTTatttaacgtaaaaaaatatattttttatgaaaatttattcttcttaccttaaattttattatacagtcTTTCTTCTGTCGTACAATACACAATATGTTTATCGATCGTATTCTAATaagattaaacataaatatttaattcgatGTAAAGTTTAAGCTTTGAAACGACCTTTTGATCCGAGCTCAAGTCTCGTATGGTTAAGGTCAAAGCATTACATAACAACGTTAATACAcgtttgtcaatatttaacttaatatttacaaattttagatgtctatacttttatatatcacAATAGAAAATGAATGAACTAAACATGGATTACATTGTGAGTGAATCTTTTAccgttttgtttaatttactcGTGAAAGTAccgatattataataaatacgtttgTTGTAAAAATGTTCTATCAGTGCTTGTgtcttttatgatattttaatatgtatgtttgtgtaGTACATTTTCCTCTTTGGAAGTAACATTTTTATACCGtagtcaaaaattttaaattaaaatgctcCGTACATAATACTAGGTTTTTGGtttgtgattatttttgttgcttaattagaaaacttttaatatataatgaatgaaaaaatgtCTAGATTgtcttttgattttgttaattgCAAAATGATCTGCgggactttattattaaatcgaGAATACCTCCAGAAAAGATGTATTGACTTCGAGCATTCGGATACTTGATGTGGCACAAGTTAATATTTACTtccaatgtttttataatatcgtaATCGTAGAATATTAttggaaatatatataaaatatagcgtGGAAAGAATTACTCAGATATAGTACTATGGAACTATATATGAAGTCAACAAACggcttgttttctttttatattttataatatcttccTGACAATCtgacacatattattaaatagaaaaaaaatattttatttttaaatataagttcgGTTCTTATAAAGATTAAGATATTGACGTATAATTTAAGAAGAAATTACAGTAATCTATTTTCTTGTCAAATATTATGCATTGTCATTTCAATATGTACAAGTTTTCTTATGGTTTTGTCATTtatgtatcaatttaattaacttaaaatatgtcTCAAGAGGATTCTGTCGATACTACGCATTCGTTTTCACAAGGCACAATGTCTCGCTATTTCCGACCTGACAGATTTGTTATAGAACCGAATTCTAGCAACGCTGACTTAAAATGGACTCATTGGCGATTtacttttacaaattttttatcAGAAGAAATTTCTACCAATACTCCTGACTCTATGAAACTTATGTTATTGGTAAATCATTTAGCACCGacaattttttcatatattcgtGATTGTAAATTTTACGAAGATGccattaaattacttaataatatatacataaagccTAGAAATGAAGTTTTAGCACGGCACATACTAATTACAAGAAAACAGCGACCGGAAGAAACAATTTCTGAATATTCAAGAGCTTTGAAACTCTTGGCTTATGACTGTATCTTTCGGAACGTTACTGCCGAAGAACACGAACAACAAACGATTAGAGGAGCATTTATTGCTGGTATTACCTCTCAGAAAATTCGCGAGCGTCTTTTAGAAAACAATTCAATTACTTTAGATGAAGCTTTAAATCAAGCTATATCATTAGAAACTGCAGAACGAAATTCAGAAATAATTGCTGGTAACTCTAATTCTTTACAACTAAATGCATTCCCTAATaatgttaatgattttaatcaaaatgtgGCGGTATCTAATACACAACGGAAACGCTGTTTCTTTTGCGGTGGGAATATACATCAAAGAATAAAATGTCCTGCTTTTAAAGCCACATGTCAACTGTGTTCTAAGCAAGGCCATTTTGCTAAGGTATGTCGAAGCAGCAATCAACAAACTGCAAATGCTCTT includes these proteins:
- the LOC124532451 gene encoding uncharacterized protein LOC124532451, yielding MSRYFRPDRFVIEPNSSNADLKWTHWRFTFTNFLSEEISTNTPDSMKLMLLVNHLAPTIFSYIRDCKFYEDAIKLLNNIYIKPRNEVLARHILITRKQRPEETISEYSRALKLLAYDCIFRNVTAEEHEQQTIRGAFIAGITSQKIRERLLENNSITLDEALNQAISLETAERNSEIIAGNSNSLQLNAFPNNVNDFNQNVAVSNTQRKRCFFCGGNIHQRIKCPAFKATCQLCSKQGHFAKVCRSSNQQTANALTTDSYLHYSNESFLAASPSSLQNATVPIFINDTRADALIDTGSSVSFIDKKLVQIMNLKIKPCKQTITLASLTHVSFVEGMCHATVKIQQHIYQHRQLLIVNNLCADVIIGHDILRDHSKLEFKFGGNRDPLKICNVMNASGPPVSLFTNLSSDIKPVAVKSRRYSKEDIDFINIEISKLLADGVIEPSVSLTIRKLSTNLLC